The Chryseobacterium sp. 52 genome includes a region encoding these proteins:
- a CDS encoding DUF2652 domain-containing protein, producing MKNTNIHEGIILIPDFSGFTEFVFNTKLYTGEYIVRQLLSTLIDMNDQDFEISEIEGDAILFYRYDNHPSYQNISTMLWKMRSAFNQKIKELNKELSMSIDMSLKFIVHYGKFSQYTIGNFKKLYGKTVVEAHQMLKNDFAEQPSYALFSNSFLEKSENSYVELNTQKYHLPEGGMIHYFESVN from the coding sequence ATGAAGAATACAAATATACATGAGGGTATCATTCTTATTCCTGATTTCAGCGGGTTTACCGAATTTGTGTTCAATACCAAACTTTATACAGGGGAATATATTGTAAGACAACTACTATCTACGCTGATTGATATGAACGATCAGGATTTTGAAATTTCAGAGATTGAAGGCGATGCCATTTTATTTTACAGATATGACAATCATCCTTCCTATCAGAATATTTCAACGATGCTTTGGAAGATGCGGAGTGCATTTAACCAAAAAATTAAAGAATTAAATAAGGAACTCAGTATGTCCATTGATATGTCGCTGAAATTCATTGTACATTATGGGAAATTTTCACAATATACCATCGGGAATTTTAAAAAGCTTTACGGCAAAACGGTAGTGGAAGCCCATCAGATGCTGAAGAATGATTTTGCTGAGCAGCCTTCTTATGCTCTTTTCAGCAATTCTTTTTTAGAAAAGAGCGAAAACAGTTACGTGGAGCTTAATACCCAAAAATACCATCTGCCTGAAGGAGGTATGATTCATTATTTTGAGAGTGTCAACTAG
- a CDS encoding efflux transporter outer membrane subunit, with the protein MNSIKNIAYIALISGVAVSCKVQKYEQPEMKMPEAFRNDSIVAENQENIAKTSYKDFFKDPVLVSLIDKAIAQNNNFLVALKQIEYASLAYNQSKWGNVPTISATVANASISRPSDNSMNGMMAGQFMGRKYTEDYTTSVNFSWEADIWGKIKGRKEQALTEYLKTQEAAKAVKTQLVASVVQGYYNLLMLDTQLVITKSNLEYSDTTLKFLTKQQELGLTTALAVQQQEIVKDQILKTVPAIESSIAIQENALSLLTGSMPDKIERSASLNNVQSPDRIAAGIPSELLSYRPDIKTAELEVRKSAAAIHVAKMSMYPSLNITAQGGLNAFQSSHWFSVPGSLFGMAAGMIAQPILNGKQLKTQYEQSKVLANQAEINFKQSVLKAVGEVSDALVQIQKLEEQQKIAEGLALKSNEAVKKADILFKYNSATYVEVIIAQSNKLQAELDLASLKAQRLNAITSLYRAVGGGWQ; encoded by the coding sequence ATGAATTCAATTAAAAACATAGCATATATCGCATTAATCTCAGGAGTTGCCGTTTCATGCAAAGTTCAGAAATATGAACAGCCTGAAATGAAAATGCCTGAAGCGTTCAGGAATGACAGCATCGTTGCGGAAAATCAGGAAAATATAGCAAAGACAAGCTATAAAGACTTCTTTAAAGATCCTGTTCTGGTCAGCCTTATCGATAAAGCGATTGCACAGAATAATAATTTTCTTGTTGCATTAAAACAGATAGAATATGCCTCCCTTGCTTATAACCAAAGCAAGTGGGGGAATGTTCCCACGATCAGCGCTACTGTAGCCAATGCCAGTATCAGCCGCCCTTCAGACAACAGTATGAATGGAATGATGGCCGGGCAGTTCATGGGAAGAAAATATACGGAAGATTATACCACATCCGTCAATTTCTCATGGGAAGCTGATATCTGGGGAAAAATCAAAGGAAGAAAAGAGCAGGCTCTGACGGAATATCTTAAAACCCAGGAAGCAGCAAAGGCGGTGAAAACCCAGCTGGTAGCTTCGGTGGTGCAGGGATATTATAATTTGTTAATGCTGGATACCCAATTGGTGATCACAAAATCCAACCTGGAGTATTCTGACACTACACTGAAATTTTTAACCAAACAGCAGGAATTAGGTTTAACAACAGCATTAGCCGTACAGCAACAGGAAATTGTAAAAGATCAGATCTTAAAAACGGTACCTGCTATTGAAAGCTCTATTGCCATTCAGGAAAATGCATTGAGCCTTCTTACAGGTTCCATGCCTGATAAGATTGAAAGAAGTGCCAGTCTGAACAATGTACAGTCGCCGGACAGAATTGCAGCAGGAATTCCTTCAGAACTGTTAAGCTACAGACCGGATATTAAAACTGCGGAACTTGAAGTCAGAAAAAGTGCTGCAGCGATTCATGTTGCCAAAATGAGTATGTATCCTTCCCTGAATATTACTGCTCAGGGTGGATTGAATGCTTTTCAGTCCAGCCATTGGTTCAGTGTTCCAGGTTCCCTTTTCGGAATGGCAGCAGGGATGATTGCACAGCCCATTTTGAATGGAAAACAGCTGAAAACACAGTATGAGCAATCTAAAGTATTAGCGAATCAGGCTGAAATTAATTTCAAACAGTCTGTATTAAAAGCAGTAGGAGAGGTTTCCGATGCACTGGTACAGATCCAGAAGCTTGAAGAACAGCAGAAAATTGCTGAGGGATTGGCTTTAAAATCAAATGAAGCGGTAAAGAAAGCTGATATTTTATTTAAATACAACTCAGCGACTTATGTAGAGGTGATCATTGCGCAAAGTAATAAGCTCCAGGCAGAACTGGATCTTGCTTCGTTGAAAGCCCAAAGACTGAACGCTATAACTTCGTTGTACAGAGCTGTAGGCGGCGGTTGGCAATAA
- a CDS encoding glycoside hydrolase family 3 C-terminal domain-containing protein: protein MLKKTAIVSLFTLIAASYMAQTHTQPVYLDESKPVEQRIQDALSRMTMEEKVAMLHAQSKFSSPGVPRLGIPEFWTTDGPHGVRPEVMWDEWDQAGWTNDSIIAYPALTALSATWNKKMSWNYGKALGEEARYRKKDILLGPGVNIYRTPLNGRNFEYMGEDPYLTSKMVVPYIKGVQSNGVATSVKHFALNNQEMFRHTSNVNIDDRTLYEIYLPPFKAAVTEGDSWTIMGAYDMYKNQYASQNQYLLNDILKKEWGYKGVVVSDWGAVNNTEQAIHNGLDLEFGSWTNGLSAGTKNAYDNYYLAKPYLDLIKAGKVGTQELDDKVTRLLRLAYKTTMNRNKPFGNIASEEHKAVAKEIGEEGIVLLKNQGNVLPLDINKAKKIAVIGENAIKIMTVGGGSSSLKVKYETLPLDGIKTRFGKQADVQYARGYVGDIGGEYNGVKSGQNLKDDRSAAELLNEAVELAKKSDYVIFVGGLNKSDFQDSEGNDRKSYGLPYNQDNVISALAKANKNLAVVLVSGNAVAMPWIKEVPSVLQSWYLGSEAGNSIASVLAGDANPSGKLPFTFPMKLEDNSAHQLGEYPGQKDELAAGKGKDQKNPINITYNEGIFVGYRWHDTKKIKPLFSFGHGLSYTTFEFGKAKADKTVMSPDDKITFTVTVKNTGKKAGAEVAQLYISDIKASVPRPAKELKGFEKVFLNPGEQKEVTFTIDKTALSYFDADKHDWVAEPGDFEAEIGNSSDAIKTKVKFTLK from the coding sequence ATGTTAAAGAAAACCGCCATTGTAAGTTTATTCACTTTAATTGCTGCTTCATATATGGCTCAGACTCATACTCAACCTGTTTATTTAGATGAATCAAAACCTGTAGAGCAGCGTATTCAGGATGCTCTTTCCAGAATGACCATGGAAGAAAAAGTGGCTATGCTTCATGCCCAGTCAAAATTCAGTTCGCCGGGTGTTCCAAGATTGGGAATTCCGGAATTCTGGACTACAGACGGTCCTCACGGAGTACGCCCGGAAGTGATGTGGGATGAATGGGACCAGGCGGGATGGACCAATGACTCTATTATTGCCTACCCTGCCCTTACGGCTCTTTCTGCAACATGGAACAAAAAAATGTCCTGGAATTACGGAAAAGCTTTAGGTGAAGAAGCCCGCTACAGAAAAAAAGATATTCTTCTGGGACCCGGCGTTAATATTTACAGAACGCCTCTGAACGGGAGAAATTTCGAATATATGGGTGAAGACCCTTACCTCACTTCAAAAATGGTAGTCCCTTATATCAAAGGGGTACAATCTAATGGGGTAGCTACTTCTGTGAAGCATTTTGCTTTAAATAATCAGGAAATGTTCCGCCATACAAGTAACGTCAATATTGATGACAGAACGCTTTATGAAATCTATCTTCCGCCTTTCAAAGCAGCTGTGACTGAAGGAGATTCCTGGACGATCATGGGTGCTTACGATATGTACAAAAATCAGTATGCCAGCCAGAACCAATATCTTTTAAATGACATTCTTAAAAAAGAATGGGGCTACAAAGGCGTTGTTGTATCTGACTGGGGCGCAGTAAACAATACGGAACAGGCCATTCACAACGGATTGGATCTTGAATTCGGGAGCTGGACGAACGGGCTTTCTGCGGGAACTAAAAATGCTTATGATAACTATTATTTGGCAAAACCTTATTTAGATCTTATTAAAGCCGGAAAAGTTGGAACGCAGGAACTTGACGACAAAGTGACAAGACTGCTTCGTCTGGCATATAAAACCACGATGAACAGGAACAAACCTTTCGGAAATATTGCTTCTGAAGAGCATAAAGCTGTCGCCAAAGAGATTGGAGAAGAAGGAATTGTATTGTTGAAAAATCAGGGAAATGTTCTTCCTCTTGACATTAATAAGGCTAAAAAAATTGCGGTTATTGGTGAAAATGCCATCAAAATCATGACCGTTGGCGGTGGATCTTCCTCTTTAAAGGTAAAATATGAAACGCTTCCATTAGACGGTATTAAAACCCGGTTTGGAAAACAGGCTGATGTACAGTATGCAAGAGGTTATGTAGGAGATATCGGTGGAGAATACAATGGGGTAAAATCCGGACAAAACTTAAAAGATGACCGCTCAGCAGCTGAATTACTCAATGAAGCTGTAGAATTAGCTAAAAAATCTGACTATGTTATTTTTGTTGGCGGACTGAATAAATCAGATTTCCAGGACAGTGAAGGTAATGACAGAAAAAGCTACGGACTCCCTTACAATCAGGACAATGTGATTTCTGCATTAGCAAAAGCGAATAAAAACCTTGCGGTTGTTTTAGTTTCCGGAAATGCTGTGGCAATGCCGTGGATCAAGGAGGTACCGTCTGTTCTACAGTCGTGGTATCTTGGTTCTGAGGCTGGAAATTCTATTGCTTCTGTATTGGCAGGTGATGCGAATCCTTCAGGAAAACTTCCGTTTACATTCCCAATGAAGCTGGAAGATAATTCAGCACACCAATTGGGTGAATATCCGGGCCAGAAAGACGAACTGGCAGCCGGAAAAGGAAAAGATCAGAAAAACCCGATCAATATTACGTATAACGAAGGTATTTTTGTAGGTTACCGCTGGCATGACACGAAGAAAATTAAACCTCTCTTCAGTTTCGGACATGGATTAAGCTATACAACTTTTGAGTTTGGAAAGGCTAAAGCTGATAAAACAGTGATGTCTCCGGACGATAAGATCACGTTTACCGTGACGGTAAAAAATACAGGAAAGAAAGCGGGTGCCGAAGTGGCACAGTTGTATATCAGCGATATCAAAGCTTCTGTCCCTCGTCCTGCAAAGGAGCTGAAAGGTTTTGAAAAAGTATTTCTGAATCCTGGTGAGCAGAAAGAAGTGACTTTCACCATTGATAAAACAGCGCTAAGCTATTTTGATGCTGACAAACATGATTGGGTTGCTGAACCTGGTGATTTTGAAGCAGAAATTGGAAATTCTTCGGATGCGATTAAGACGAAGGTGAAGTTTACGTTGAAGTAA